The Natrinema sp. SYSU A 869 DNA segment GGTGAAGTAGATCATACTCATTCTATTACCCCGGTCGTTGAAAGCGTATCACTGCGATGGCCCAAAATCAGCGAAAGATATCGACCCCGGTGACGCTGAACACCGCGAAGTCGGCGAGGGATTATTAGAGGAGGAAATGGCACCGAGTTCGTCGATGGCACACCTCTACCGTGGCGAGATCCACCGAATGAAATTTTGGCGTGAACGGCTCGACCGGACGTCAAACTGGGCGGTTATCGTCATGAGCGGGGTCCTCACATGGGGCTTTTCAGGCCGCAATCGACCACATTACATCCTCTTATTGGGAGTAGCGGCATTGGCTGCGTTCTTGATCATGGAGGCACAGCGGTATCGCGGCTACGATCTCTGGCGCGGACGCGTTCGGATACTCCAGAAAAACGTCTTTGCGTACGGCTTAGACCCGTCCGCGGGGCTCGAGGAACCGTCATGGCGGGAGACGTTGAGCCAAGACTACCGCACACCCGTTATCAAGATCACGAGAGAGGAAGCGATTGCGCATCGCCTCCGCCGGATCTACTTACTGCTCTTCACGATTATGTTGAGTGCGTGGGCGGTCCGAATCACCGCATTCGTAACGACGCCGTGGCCGACCAGTGCCTCCATTGGAGCGATATCCGGCCTCCTCGTGACCGGTATCATCGTCGCACTGTATCTTGTTGCAGTCCTCATCGCCGTGCGACCACGGACGTGGCGGGCTGAAGACGAACTCCACTCACGAGATATCGGAAAGCATCGATAACGAATCCTGAAAACCGAGAGGGCAACGGAGGGACGCCATTCGCATTGGAGCGTTTCGAATCGATCGGTATTGGTACTCTTTGACGGCAAAGCGGGCTGCAACCCCACCGTTGACGATTATGTAGCTGACTCGCGTATGTCGAAAAACAGTATGGACGATATGACCGTCGAATTGGCTGGCCGCCATCCGTTCACGGGATTCACGCGATGGTTCTTGCTCACTGGAAATCGACTCTCGGTCTCGCTCGTCATCTTGGTCGGGATCGGTGTAGCGTTCGTCGTCGTTGGCGGTTCCGGTCTCGCCACGGTGACCGCACCGTCACGGGTCATGTGGTACCTCAACGGGACCGTCAACGGGCTGTTGACGCTCGTTCCGATTTCGGTCGGCGTCAACCAGATCGTTCTCTCCCACGAATTCGGCTCGATACAGGACCTCCACGAGCGTCGGACCGACGTCACGGACTTTCGAGAGCGCGTCGAGGATCGAACCGACACGCCGGTGAGTTCCCCGTACGCCTCAGCCTTCTTCGGGACGCTTCTCTCATCCGTCTCGGACACTGCGAGTTCATTTCAGCGCGGACGTGATAGCTCTCAAGCGGACGATCAGATACCGGATGATCTCGAGACAGTCGCCGAAGCGGTCGTCGACGAAGCGAACCGAGCGAACGACGAGTTGGAAGCGAACAGCTCGAGTATGCTGCAGACGCTCGTCGTGATGCTCAATTACGATAATTCGTCCCAATTCTACGAAATCCGGCGGTTACAGACGGAATTATCCAGTCGTGACGATGAGCCGACGGAGAAACTGCAGCAGATCAAAGAGCTGTTCGTCGAAATCGACGCTGCACGCCAGTTCCTCAAAACAGTCGTCGTCGAACGGCAATTGGCGCGTCTCTCTCGACTGCTGATCTATACCGGGATTCCGGCCGTGACGATCGCTGCGATCGGCATCTTCAGGTATCCAGACATTTCTGATTTGGCGTTGTCACACGGCGTCCGTGTAGTCGTCGTCGGAACGCTACTCATCACGACACTCGTACCGCTCGTGATATTGAGCGCATACATCCTCCGCGTGGCGACAATCGCCCGCCAAACGGCAGCGTTCGGCCCTTTCCTCCCAGAATCTACTGACTGATAGTGTTCGGTATCGAATACCGGCTGTCGGTCCTCGGTCTATCTCTAAGAGGAACTAGCGATTCTCTCGCGAACTCTTTTTATGTGGGCCTGCCAGCAGTGGCGATCGTCGCGAGCGGACTGTTCGTCTTCACCGCGTCGAACGGCGCGTCCGTGTCGCGCTCGGTCCTCACCGTTGCGGTGCCGGCGATCGTCGCGATCGATTTTTCTTCCGCTCGCCGTGCTGTTCGCGTTCATCCTCCGGATCGCAACTGTCTCCCAGCGGACGGCCGCGATGCTCCCGTTTACGACTCCAGTACAGGAACGAGAATGGAGCGACTCGTCGACTCAGATCGATCGACGACGAGATCACTAATGCGGCTTCTCGAGACGCGCCGGCGAAATCGATCTCGATGGGGCAACGGCCTCTCAACACCGTCACACCGATCCGCGAAGGAGGACGAGGACGGGAATGATCGTCAGCCGGCCAACCCACATATTTCCCATCAGAATCAGTTTCGCGCTCGGGGAGAGCGAGGGTGTCGTGATGCCACTCGAGAGACCGACGTTCCCCTGGGCGCTCGCGACCTCGAAGAGGACGTTCTTCAGTGGCGCACTCCCGTTCGGTATCGTCACGAACAGCGCGAAGACGCCCGCGAGCAGAAATCCTATCCAGAGGAACGTGATGATCGATGCATCGTAGAAGTTCGCGGACACGTGCTCGCCAGCGATTTCGATCTCTCTCGAGCTGTCGGTCTCGGGGAACGGTTCACTAACCCGTTCGCGTACCCCTTTCGCGAGGCTCACGACGCGAACGATTTTGATTCCGCTGGCAGTCGATCCCTCGGATCCGCCGACGGTCATCGCGACCGTCAGCAATACCATCGCACTGGGCGGCCAAATGGTGCCCATGTTCGTCGCAGTCGAGAAGCCGGTACACGTGATCGCCGAGACGAACTGAAACGCCACCGTGACGCCGCCTTCAACCGTCGAACGATACACGTCTGCGGTAACGAGATACGCAGCTAACAGCGTCGTTCCGGCCGCAGTGACGAATAGCAGCCACCGCGTCTGACGGTCAGTGGCGAATCCATCGAGGTTCCCCTCGAGCAGGAGATAGTAGACGGGAAGCGGGATCGCTCCGATGAACATGATCGGGAGGAGAACGAGTCGGATCGCCAGGCTGTCGTACGTCGCGATGCTATGGTCGGTGACGGTGAATCCGCCGGTCGACAGTCCGGTCATCCCGTGTTTGATCGCGTGCCACGGCGGCATGCCGGCGATCCAGAGGAGGACGATCGAGAGGACCGTGAACGTGGTGAACACGCCCAGCATCGCTTTAGGAGAGGGAATCCCGCTCTCGGACTGTCCAAGCGGCGAGCGTTCCTCGTAGTACTGGTTGAGGACGTTGCCGTCGGACCGCCTGACGACCGACAGGATCAGGACGATGATTCCGATGCCGCCGAGCCACTCCAGCAGCGAGCGCCACCACTGGAGCGTCGCCGAGAGTTCGCTCGCTCGACGCGTCACTGTCAGCCCCGTGCCCGTGATCCCGCTGAGGGCCTCGAACGCGGCGTTGGTGGGCGAGAGAAACGCGCGGACCGTCGGATTCATCGATGGCGTCGCGACGCCGCCGGGATCGAGGGCGATGGTTCCGGCGACGAACGCGAACGGGAGCGCACTGATCAGGCCGACGACGAGCCAGACGATCGCTGCGGACGCGAACGCCTGTGCGGTGGACGTATCGTCGGTAACCGACGTGATGGAGAGGAGCAGCCAGCCGACTGCGTAGACGATCGCTGCCGAGAGGAGTTCGGCCGGAATCGCGTAGTACTCCCCCCAGATGATCGACACGGCAACGAGGCTCGTAATTACGCCGGCGAAGCGCGTCAGGACGAGCCCCAGGTTTCGAGCGATCGGCCCGTACCAGCTCATCGGATTATGCCGGTCGTATCGACGATGGCGATCCTCAGCCGCAGCCGAACCGGTCCACCCGAAACGGTGATCGAACTCACGAGCCGCCGTTTGTCTCGAGCGCGCATTTAGTACCCCCATTCATGCTAAAGGCGACAGACGCCGTCATCCGGATCGTCGAGATGTCGAATTCGTATACGCTGTCGTCTCTCCATCTCGAAAATCACCGGCCGACGACGGCCGGTATCGGATCTAACTTCTCGCGTCGCATAGTCGGGGTCGAATGGTCAACGCCTTCTGGCTCGATCGCGACCTCGAGCGGACCGCGGCGTGGCTCGTCGACCGCCACGTGACGAGCAGCGTCTTCGAGTGTTCGATGGTGCTGACGACCGCGGTCCAGTTGAACGGCTATCCCGAATCCGATTCGCTCTATTTCACTCATCCCGACAATGAGCTGACGCGCTGGGCGGCGCGGTCGCTCGCCAACTGGGTGTACCTGCGCGACTACACCGACCGAGCCCACGAGGAGTGGCGATATCGGTGGGACCACGACCCGACGGATCGCCACGGCTCGTGGGCGACGGTCCGCTCGCTCGACGACGCGGTCGTTCGCGACCTTGAGTGGCCGGCCGAGGGCCGATCCGACCCGCCGCAACTGACGGGGGAGTGGACGGCTGACGACTACGTCGACGCCTACCGGTACTACTACGCCAACGAGAAGCGCCATCTGTTCGGCTGGTCGAAAGATCGATCGATGCCGCCCTGGATTCCCGAATACACGGTCGACGGCGAGGCGTGATCTCGAGACAGAATATTTCTGCCCGCGCGGTATAGTATGGCTGACATGGTGCGAACCGCGATACAGTTGTACACGCTGCGTGACCTCGACGACGGGCTCCCGACGCTGCTCCGCCGCGTCGGCGAGACCGAGTTCGATGGTGTCGAATTCGCCGGCTTCGGCGAGACGTCACCGCGAGAAGCCGCCGATGTACTGAACGAGGTCGGTCTCGAGGCCGCCGGTGCACACGTCGGAATCGACGCACTCGAGGACGACCCCGACGGAGCGGCCGAGATCTGTACGGCCCTCGACTGCAATCGCGTCGTCGTCCCCTATCTCGACGAAGCGCAGTTCGAGACCGCGACGGCGGTTCGAAAGACGGCCGACCGGCTTTCGGCGCTCGCGGACCGGCTCGCGGAGCGCGATCTCGAACTCGGCTATCACAACCACGACCACGAGTTCGCCGCGCTCGAGGGCGACGACCGGAGCGCCTTCGAGGTCTTGATCGACGAGACCGACGATACCCTGTCGATCGAACTCGACGCGGGGTGGGCGGCCGCGGCGGGTCACGATCCTGTCGCGCTACTCGAGCGACTCGAGGGGCGCGTCCCACTGGTACATATCAAAGACGTGGCCGACGGCCGACCGGTCGAACTCGGCGACGGCGAGGTAGATATTGAGGCGTGTGCGGCGACCGCTCGCGACGCCGGAGCCGAGTGGCTGATCTACGAACACGATGAGCCGACGGATCCCGCCGCCTCGCTCGCGCACGGGGCGCGGACGCTCGCGGAACTTCGCGAGTAATCGGAGGGGTCGGATACGGTCCGTCGAAACGCTAGGTTCCCGGGCGGCTCAACTCCGAACCCCGGTTTCGGCGTCCGTCGACGAGTCCGCCTGCAACTGCCCCCGAAGGTACCGTTCGCCGCGTCGCGTCAGCCGATACTTTCCCCGTTCGACTTTTTCGACAAACCCGTGGTCCGCCAGTTCGATCAGGTGACGGTTCACTTCCTTTCGATTGAAGCCGGTGTTGAAGGCGACGACTGCTGGCGTCAGCACGAGGTCCGTGCCGTGGAACGCGCCGAGGATCTCGTCGTCCATCGGCGTCATCCACTCGGCCGGCCGTCGGACTCGCGACGGCTCGCTCAACAGCACGCGCTCCCACTCCGTCGTCCGCAGGTCGTTCGTCACGGGGTCGTAGAGGCCGAAGACGACCAGCAACGCGGCCGTGCCGTGAACCCAGTGGACCAGTTGCGGCGCGACTAGCTCGACGATCGGTCCGCCGATCACGGCCAGTACCAGCCCGGCGACAGTCACGAGCACGAACCGCCGGTAAGCCGTCACTGACGCCTCGAGCGAGAGGAGATACAGGAGCTCGAGGGCGACGACGACCCCGATCGCCAAGTTGTACCTGATGAAGGGGGTCAGTCCGTCCACGGGATCTCACCTCCCGATTGATCGCGGCGGAGCTGTCGGTGGCGCAGTATCAGCAGGCCAACGAAGATCGCGACGATCGTGTTCGCCGCGCTCCGGAGGACGTGGAGGACCAGCGACTCCGGCTCGACGACGAGCAACATCGTGTGGTAGATGGTCATCGCGACCATCCCGACCGAGAGGAGAGCGATCGACGTGCCGAAGGGGGAGTCACGGAAGATCCCCCAAGACAGGAGCGCGAACACCCCGGCGCCGGTGCCGGCGACGATCGCGAACGGAACGCCGAGGAGGTGGACGACGGAGTGGGTCATGTTGCGGGCTTCGGTTCCGGTGGTCGTGAAGCTGCGGCATGGTATTTCATCGGCGTAACGATCGGATCGAAACTGTCCCGACGCGGTGCGGTATCGGTTGGCAGCGGTGGCGGTGATCCACCGGTGACTCTGCCGCCGGCCTCGCGGTAATCATCTGTGAACCGCTCCTCACCGATCGGCCGTCCCGCGGTGCCCACTGCGAGTCTCTTCCCTCACCGTTCGGTCGGGCTGTCGTGGACTGTGAATAACAAAGCGGGTCGTAGGCGACTGATTGATCGCAATGGCACTGACCCAGATCGATCACGTCAGCGAAAACGAGGAGATGCAAGAGTGTATCGACAACTGCTTCGAAGCCGCCCAGGCGTGTGAGTGGTGTGCCGACGAGTGTGCCGGCGAGGGCGAGGAGATGGCCAAGTGTCTCCGGCTCTGTCGCGACGTCGCCGACTTGACGACGATGCATGCGCGGTTCATGGCCCGTAACTCGAATTACAGCACGGAACTCGCTGAAGCCTGCGCCGGCGCTTGCGAGGAGTGCGCCGAAGAGTGTGAACGTCACGACGCCGAACACTGTCAGGTCTGTGCGGATGTGCTGCAGGACTGTGCGGAGACCTGCCGGAACATGGCCTCGGCCTGAACGGCGAATGGATGCGACGCCGAGACTCGCTGCCAGCGGCAACTGCCTGCTTGGCTGCTGGCTGATCACCGCCCCCTTCGTCTTCGCCGTGGCGGGAATCGCTCGGTGGAACGACGTCCTGGTCGGCACCGCGGTTGCGGTCGTCGCCGGCTACAACTACGCTAGCGTCCGCAGCCGGCGGCCCCCGAGCGCCACCGGAGCGGGAGTCGTCGCGGTCCTCGGCTGCTGGCTCGTCGTCGCTCCCTTCGCTCTCGGATTCGAGGGACCGGCGCTGTGGAACGACGTCGTCGTGGGGACCGTGATGGCGAGCTTCGGCGGCTACAATGCGTACACCGCGACCGCCGCCGACCGCGATCCGTGAGAGTGTCCTCCTCACGAACTCGCGGTGGATGGCTAATGTTGTTCAAGATGTCTACGACGTTCGCCCACAAGTTGTCCATCCACCGGTTGACACGGACAATTTTGAGCCGCGCCCATGGGATGAGCGCGAGAACGGATTCGTCACCGTGGGCCGACTCGCCCGCTACAAGAACGTCGAAGAGACGATTCGCATCGTCGACGGCGTCCGTAATAGCGGCCACAACGTCCACCACCACATCGTCGGTCCTTCCTACCACCCCGACTACCGGCGCGAACTCGAGGCGATGGCCGACGCCTGCGAGTACGTCACGCTCGAGGGCGAACTCCCGCGCGAGGAACTCAATCGATCTGCTCTGTACGCACCGCTATGGACTCCACGGCAAGCGCCACGAGCACTTCGGGACGGCGGTCGCCGAGATGGTCGCAGGTGGTGCGATTCCGTTTGTTCCCGACAACGGCGGACAACGCGATATCGTCGATCGCCGCGAGGAGCTACTATACGGAACGCCGGACGAGGCCGTCGCGAAGATCGATCGGGTGCTTTCCGATAGGTCATTTACGGATGCGAGGTTGTCACCCCGGCTTTCGACGCGATGTCCGCCTTGATCCGGAGCGCGTCGAAGCTCGGTTCGGTCGCGACCGCTTTCGCGAGGAAATTCAATCTCTCGTCCGGGGGATACTGGACGGTGAAGAGACACCTCAGCGATTCGAGGAGTTACCCGCGAAGTAACTCGTACCGAACCCGACCGGGTAGCCGTTTTCACAGTCTAGGAACTCCAGACAAACCGAAGGGGATGAGGCGGGGGGCTCCAACAAACAGTTAACTTCCGATACGGGGCGTTCGTGTTCGGCGACCGTCACCGTGGCGCGATCAGTCCGAAACCAGCTGCATCTCGATTTGTTTCCGGGGAGAGACGAATAATAGGTGAAATAGCCACCTATTCTCCGTTCTCTGGGCCATACTCGAGGAAACGAAACTGTCTGATCTGAAAGCATGCCATATTGATGGCGAGTTAATGGATAAGAAGGACGTAACACACTTCTGGTCAACGGGCCACGATTCCAATTCAAATATCCAATTAATTTCGAACTCGGTGTCAGAAGACAATATCAGTGAAGCAATCTATAAAGCTGTTGAGAATATGGAGACAACTCAACAAGACTCGTACACTGATAACAAGTGACTTCTCAATGGATATGGAACCCAACCAGATTATCCTCGAGCGTTCGGTCGAGGTCCAGCGTTTCACCGCAGATCGGACATTCGACCGGTGGCATGAATGCTATTTCTTTCCCATTCTTATCCATTCGGTAGAAAGCGATCGGCTGTCCGCCTATAC contains these protein-coding regions:
- a CDS encoding DUF2270 domain-containing protein, which produces MDPGDAEHREVGEGLLEEEMAPSSSMAHLYRGEIHRMKFWRERLDRTSNWAVIVMSGVLTWGFSGRNRPHYILLLGVAALAAFLIMEAQRYRGYDLWRGRVRILQKNVFAYGLDPSAGLEEPSWRETLSQDYRTPVIKITREEAIAHRLRRIYLLLFTIMLSAWAVRITAFVTTPWPTSASIGAISGLLVTGIIVALYLVAVLIAVRPRTWRAEDELHSRDIGKHR
- a CDS encoding TrkH family potassium uptake protein, which produces MSWYGPIARNLGLVLTRFAGVITSLVAVSIIWGEYYAIPAELLSAAIVYAVGWLLLSITSVTDDTSTAQAFASAAIVWLVVGLISALPFAFVAGTIALDPGGVATPSMNPTVRAFLSPTNAAFEALSGITGTGLTVTRRASELSATLQWWRSLLEWLGGIGIIVLILSVVRRSDGNVLNQYYEERSPLGQSESGIPSPKAMLGVFTTFTVLSIVLLWIAGMPPWHAIKHGMTGLSTGGFTVTDHSIATYDSLAIRLVLLPIMFIGAIPLPVYYLLLEGNLDGFATDRQTRWLLFVTAAGTTLLAAYLVTADVYRSTVEGGVTVAFQFVSAITCTGFSTATNMGTIWPPSAMVLLTVAMTVGGSEGSTASGIKIVRVVSLAKGVRERVSEPFPETDSSREIEIAGEHVSANFYDASIITFLWIGFLLAGVFALFVTIPNGSAPLKNVLFEVASAQGNVGLSSGITTPSLSPSAKLILMGNMWVGRLTIIPVLVLLRGSV
- a CDS encoding sugar phosphate isomerase/epimerase codes for the protein MVRTAIQLYTLRDLDDGLPTLLRRVGETEFDGVEFAGFGETSPREAADVLNEVGLEAAGAHVGIDALEDDPDGAAEICTALDCNRVVVPYLDEAQFETATAVRKTADRLSALADRLAERDLELGYHNHDHEFAALEGDDRSAFEVLIDETDDTLSIELDAGWAAAAGHDPVALLERLEGRVPLVHIKDVADGRPVELGDGEVDIEACAATARDAGAEWLIYEHDEPTDPAASLAHGARTLAELRE
- a CDS encoding ArsR family transcriptional regulator translates to MDGLTPFIRYNLAIGVVVALELLYLLSLEASVTAYRRFVLVTVAGLVLAVIGGPIVELVAPQLVHWVHGTAALLVVFGLYDPVTNDLRTTEWERVLLSEPSRVRRPAEWMTPMDDEILGAFHGTDLVLTPAVVAFNTGFNRKEVNRHLIELADHGFVEKVERGKYRLTRRGERYLRGQLQADSSTDAETGVRS
- a CDS encoding four-helix bundle copper-binding protein; the protein is MALTQIDHVSENEEMQECIDNCFEAAQACEWCADECAGEGEEMAKCLRLCRDVADLTTMHARFMARNSNYSTELAEACAGACEECAEECERHDAEHCQVCADVLQDCAETCRNMASA
- a CDS encoding SPW repeat protein, whose product is MDATPRLAASGNCLLGCWLITAPFVFAVAGIARWNDVLVGTAVAVVAGYNYASVRSRRPPSATGAGVVAVLGCWLVVAPFALGFEGPALWNDVVVGTVMASFGGYNAYTATAADRDP
- a CDS encoding glycosyltransferase translates to MRTPRPPPTAIRESVLLTNSRWMANVVQDVYDVRPQVVHPPVDTDNFEPRPWDERENGFVTVGRLARYKNVEETIRIVDGVRNSGHNVHHHIVGPSYHPDYRRELEAMADACEYVTLEGELPREELNRSALYAPLWTPRQAPRALRDGGRRDGRRWCDSVCSRQRRTTRYRRSPRGATIRNAGRGRREDRSGAFR